From the genome of Carassius gibelio isolate Cgi1373 ecotype wild population from Czech Republic chromosome B10, carGib1.2-hapl.c, whole genome shotgun sequence, one region includes:
- the LOC127966442 gene encoding myosin regulatory light chain 2B, cardiac muscle isoform-like produces the protein MAPKKAKKKEAASSNVFSMFEQSQIQEFKEAFTIMDQNRDGFIDKNDLRDTFAALGRLNVGNDELDEMLKEASGPINFTVFLTMFGEKLKGTDPEETILNAFKIFDPEGTGILKGEEIKYHLMSQADKFTEAEVNQMFTNFPLDVAGNLDYKNLCYVITHGEDKEQE, from the exons ATG GCACCAAAGAAGGCCAAGAAGAAGGAAGCTGCCAGCTCCAATGTGTTTAGCATGTTTGAGCAGTCGCAGATCCAGGAGTTCAAAGAG GCTTTCACCATCATGGACCAGAACAGAGATGGCTTCATTGACAAAAACGACCTGAGGGACACATTTGCTGCTTTGG GACGTCTCAACGTTGGCAACGATGAGCTTGATGAAATGCTAAAGGAAGCCTCCGGCCCTATTAACTTCACCGTCTTCCTCACCAtgtttggagagaagctcaaaG GTACAGACCCTGAAGAGACTATTCTCAATGCCTTTAAGATCTTCGACCCAGAGGGCACAGGAATCCTTAAAGGAGAAGA GATAAAATATCACCTTATGTCCCAGGCAGACAAATTTACAGAGGCTGAG GTAAACCAGATGTTCACAAATTTCCCCTTGGATGTGGCTGGCAACCTGGACTACAAAAACCTGTGCTACGTCATCACCCACGGAGAAGATAAAGAACAGGAGTAA